The Alosa sapidissima isolate fAloSap1 chromosome 16, fAloSap1.pri, whole genome shotgun sequence genome has a segment encoding these proteins:
- the fbxo9 gene encoding F-box only protein 9 isoform X1 has translation MAESNKNSEGGTEEGEDENTDDPHLELELSAFRAQWMSELLPNMDSRGLKRDLSRAADLRRRQELIREQKARELFLRAVEEEQNGSVYEAIKYYRRAMQLVPDIEYKISYTHSPDPDEGVGSYLEESESDCEIDDLLAYFQQKLSLPGSSQRICEPEMELSQVHISVLPREVLMYIFRWVVSSDLDMRALEQLSLVCRGFYLCARDPEIWRSACLRVWGRSCTKMLPFSSWREMFLEKPRVRFDGLYISKTSYIRQGEESLDGFYRAWHQVEYYRYLRFFPDGQVTMLTTPDDPLVIVPRLRSSNTRADSVLSGHYRLSQDTDNQTKVFVVVTKRKEEKNRLCRRNAATDADHSFHVGLQLSSGGRQRFNKLVWLHHSCHIVYRSTGETVVTAFDMDKMYTPLFFARVKSYTAFSERPL, from the exons ATG GCTGAATCCAATAAGAATTCTGAAGGTGGCACCGAAGAGGGGGAGGATGAGAACACCGATGACCCTCATCTTGAA TTGGAGCTTAGTGCTTTTCGAGCACAGTGGATGTCCGAACTTCTGCCCAACATGGACTCCAGGGGGCTGAAGAGAGACCTGTCTCGAGCAGCTGACCTACGTAGAAGACAGGAACTGATCAGGGAGCAAAAG GCCAGAGAACTGTTTTTAAGAGCAGTTGAGGAAGAGCAGAATGGATCGGTTTATGAAG CCATCAAGTACTATCGTCGGGCCATGCAGCTGGTACCAGACATCGAGTATAAGATCAGTTACACCCACTCACCTGATCCAGATGAAGGTGTAGGATCTTA CctagaggagagtgagagcgaCTGTGAGATAGACGACCTCCTCGCCTACTTCCAGCAGAAGCTTTCTCTGCCTGGCTCTTCCCAGAGAATATGTGAGCCAGAGATGGAGCTGTCTCAGGTGCACATCTCAG TGCTGCCCCGAGAGGTGCTGATGTATATCTTCCGCTGGGTGGTGTCCAGTGATCTGGACATGAGGGCACTTGAACAGCTCTCTCTGGTCTGCCGAGGCTTCTACCTCTGTGCCAG GGACCCAGAGATCTGGCGCTCGGCCTGCCTGCGCGTCTGGGGCCGCAGCTGTACCAAGATGCTGCCATTCTCCTCCTGGAGGGAGATGTTCTTAGAGAAGCCCCGCGTGCGCTTCGATG GGTTGTACATCAGCAAAACCTCGTACATCCGACAAGGAGAGGAATCTCTGGATGGCTTCTACAGGGCCTGGCATCAAGTGGAGTACTACCG gTACCTGCGCTTTTTTCCAGATGGTCAGGTGACGATGCTCACCACTCCAGATGACCCACTGGTCATTGTTCCTCGTTTGCGAAGCAGCAACACAAG GGCGGACTCTGTTCTTTCTGGTCATTACCGTCTATCTCAAGACACAGACAATCAAACcaaagtttttgttgttgtcaccaagagaaaggaggag AAGAACCGGCTATGCAGGCGGAACGCTGCGACAGATGCAGACCATAGCTTCCACGTGGGGCTGCAGCTGTCCTCTGGGGGGCGCCAGCGCTTCAACAAGCTTGTGTGGCTCCACCACTCCTGCCACATCGTCTACAG ATCGACTGGAGAGACAGTCGTCACAGCTTTCGACATGGATAAAATGTACACGCCCCTGTTCTTTGCTCGTGTGAAGAGCTATACTGCGTTTTCTGAGCGCCCCCTGTAG
- the fbxo9 gene encoding F-box only protein 9 isoform X2, which yields MSELLPNMDSRGLKRDLSRAADLRRRQELIREQKARELFLRAVEEEQNGSVYEAIKYYRRAMQLVPDIEYKISYTHSPDPDEGVGSYLEESESDCEIDDLLAYFQQKLSLPGSSQRICEPEMELSQVHISVLPREVLMYIFRWVVSSDLDMRALEQLSLVCRGFYLCARDPEIWRSACLRVWGRSCTKMLPFSSWREMFLEKPRVRFDGLYISKTSYIRQGEESLDGFYRAWHQVEYYRYLRFFPDGQVTMLTTPDDPLVIVPRLRSSNTRADSVLSGHYRLSQDTDNQTKVFVVVTKRKEEKNRLCRRNAATDADHSFHVGLQLSSGGRQRFNKLVWLHHSCHIVYRSTGETVVTAFDMDKMYTPLFFARVKSYTAFSERPL from the exons ATGTCCGAACTTCTGCCCAACATGGACTCCAGGGGGCTGAAGAGAGACCTGTCTCGAGCAGCTGACCTACGTAGAAGACAGGAACTGATCAGGGAGCAAAAG GCCAGAGAACTGTTTTTAAGAGCAGTTGAGGAAGAGCAGAATGGATCGGTTTATGAAG CCATCAAGTACTATCGTCGGGCCATGCAGCTGGTACCAGACATCGAGTATAAGATCAGTTACACCCACTCACCTGATCCAGATGAAGGTGTAGGATCTTA CctagaggagagtgagagcgaCTGTGAGATAGACGACCTCCTCGCCTACTTCCAGCAGAAGCTTTCTCTGCCTGGCTCTTCCCAGAGAATATGTGAGCCAGAGATGGAGCTGTCTCAGGTGCACATCTCAG TGCTGCCCCGAGAGGTGCTGATGTATATCTTCCGCTGGGTGGTGTCCAGTGATCTGGACATGAGGGCACTTGAACAGCTCTCTCTGGTCTGCCGAGGCTTCTACCTCTGTGCCAG GGACCCAGAGATCTGGCGCTCGGCCTGCCTGCGCGTCTGGGGCCGCAGCTGTACCAAGATGCTGCCATTCTCCTCCTGGAGGGAGATGTTCTTAGAGAAGCCCCGCGTGCGCTTCGATG GGTTGTACATCAGCAAAACCTCGTACATCCGACAAGGAGAGGAATCTCTGGATGGCTTCTACAGGGCCTGGCATCAAGTGGAGTACTACCG gTACCTGCGCTTTTTTCCAGATGGTCAGGTGACGATGCTCACCACTCCAGATGACCCACTGGTCATTGTTCCTCGTTTGCGAAGCAGCAACACAAG GGCGGACTCTGTTCTTTCTGGTCATTACCGTCTATCTCAAGACACAGACAATCAAACcaaagtttttgttgttgtcaccaagagaaaggaggag AAGAACCGGCTATGCAGGCGGAACGCTGCGACAGATGCAGACCATAGCTTCCACGTGGGGCTGCAGCTGTCCTCTGGGGGGCGCCAGCGCTTCAACAAGCTTGTGTGGCTCCACCACTCCTGCCACATCGTCTACAG ATCGACTGGAGAGACAGTCGTCACAGCTTTCGACATGGATAAAATGTACACGCCCCTGTTCTTTGCTCGTGTGAAGAGCTATACTGCGTTTTCTGAGCGCCCCCTGTAG
- the LOC121685915 gene encoding serine/threonine-protein kinase ICK-like isoform X1, translating into MNRYTTLRQLGDGTYGSVNLGRCLESGELVAIKKMKKKFYSWEECINLREVKSLKKLNHANVVKLKEVIRENDHLYFVFEYMKENLYQLMKERTRLFPESAVRNIMFQILQGLAFIHKHGFFHRDLKPENLLCMGPELVKIADFGLAREIRSRPPYTDYVSTRWYRAPEVLLRSTSYSSPIDQWAVGCIMAELYTLRPLFPGSSEIDTIFKICQVLGTPRKNEWPEGLQLASAMNFRWPQCVPTSLRSLIPSASTEAIQLMKDLLQWDPKKRPTTSQALRYSYFYVGQALGTPQQILDQGRPQASQPLQPLGQQQQQPLPPPQFRPAPPAQPPPHPQPQPPQRPLQQIQPPSAPLYQRHSELIPDPSICTVKQQQAQQQEGERGLQTRFPVIRDKSSQSQESENANFSGFPTKPKAGRRRWGHTPGGLKDDWDDYEDIETTITLLGKTSHSTEKRRQAEGASSRFGNVSNFSPTIGRYDVSTNLNNILGCQDQSRTASAKQHYLKQSRYLPGLSTKKNVAISSTKDFSGNHLWGTSTNPTGGTLPLRGHHGTNTLPSGYTPSFYKKEPGPPNPRVQLAPICDSKTSNYATWRSSRSQTGAASYVSSPTKSTPAMRPRPPVHPIHGRTDWSAKYGHN; encoded by the exons ATGAATAGATACACAACTCTCAGGCAACTGGGTGACGGCACCTATGGTTCTGTTAACCTCGGACGGTGTTTGGAGTCTGGGGAGCTTGTAGCCATCAagaa GATGAAGAAAAAGTTTTACTCTTGGGAGGAGTGCATTAATTTACGAGAGGTTAAG TCCTTGAAGAAGCTCAACCATGCCAATGTGGTCAAACTGAAGGAGGTGATCCGTGAAAATGACCACCTTTACTTTGTGTTTGAGTACATGAAGGAAAACCTCTATCAGCTTATGAAAGAGAG AACCCGTCTGTTTCCCGAGTCTGCTGTGAGGAATATTATGTTCCAAATACTGCAGGGCCTTGCCTTCATTCATAAGCATG GTTTTTTTCACCGTGATCTTAAGCCTGAAAACCTGCTGTGTATGGGACCGGAGCTGGTGAAAATAGCAGACTTCGGCTTGGCCCGGGAGATCAGATCCCGCCCGCCTTACACTGACTATGTCTCCACCAGATG GTACCGAGCCCCAGAGGTCCTTTTGAGATCCACCAGCTACAGTTCTCCCATAGACCAGTGGGCTGTGGGCTGTATCATGGCTGAGCTTTACACACTCAGGCCCCTCTTCCCAGGATCCAGTGAGATTGACACCATCTTTAAGATCTGCCAAGTCCTAGGAACACCCAGGAAG AATGAGTGGCCAGAGGGGCTTCAGCTGGCGTCTGCCATGAACTTCCGCTGGCCACAATGCGTGCCCACAAGCTTGCGGAGCCTGATCCCCAGTGCCAGCACCGAGGCCATCCAGCTGATGAAGGACCTGCTGCAGTGGGACCCTAAGAAGAGACCCACCACCAGCCAG GCCCTCCGGTATTCCTACTTCTATGTGGGCCAGGCTCTGGGCACCCCTCAGCAGATCCTGGATCAGGGCCGGCCACAGGCCTCCCAGCCCCTACAGCCActtgggcagcagcagcagcagccactaCCGCCGCCGCAGTTCAGGCCTGCACCCCCGGCTCAACCACCCCCAcatccccagccccagcccccccAGCGGCCCCTGCAGCAGATCCAGCCTCCATCTGCCCCCCTTTACCAAAGGCACTCTGAGCTAATTCCGGATCCTTCCATCTGCACTGTGAAGCAGCAGCAGgcgcagcagcaggagggcGAGCGAGGACTTCAGACACGCTTTCCTGTAATCCGTGACAAAAGCAGCCAAAGCCAG GAGTCGGAGAATGCAAACTTCTCAGGTTTTCCCACCAAACCCAAAGCAGGCCGCAGAAGATGGGGCCACACCCCGGGAGGGCTGAAAGATGACTGGGATGATTATGAAGACATTGAGACTACCATTACACTCCTGGGCAAAACAAGCCACTCCACTGAAAAGCGGAGACAAGCCGAGGGGGCTTCAAGCAG GTTTGGAAACGTGTCAAACTTCAGTCCTACGATTGGCAGGTATGACGTTTCCACAAATCTGAATAATATACTGGGCTGTCAGGACCAATCGAGGACAGCCTCGGCCAAACAGCACTACTTGAAGCAATCAAGATATTTACCAG GGCTAAGTACTAAAAAGAATGTGGCAATAAGTTCAACTAAAGACTTCAGTGGAAACCATCTTTGGGGAACCAGTACTAATCCCACTGGGGGGACTCTACCCCTCAGAGGACATCACG GAACAAATACACTCCCAAGTGGTTACACCCCGTCATTTTACAAAAAAGAACCTGGCCCTCCAAACCCAAGAGTGCAGTTGGCACCCATTTGTGATTCGAAAACATCAA ATTATGCAACGTGGAGGTCCAGCCGGAGCCAGACAGGGGCAGCATCCTACGTGTCCTCACCCACCAAGAGTACTCCTGCTATGAGGCCACGCCCCCCAGTGCACCCCATACACGGGCGTACAGATTGGTCTGCCAAATATGGCCACAATTAA
- the LOC121685915 gene encoding serine/threonine-protein kinase ICK-like isoform X2 — protein sequence MVFFHRDLKPENLLCMGPELVKIADFGLAREIRSRPPYTDYVSTRWYRAPEVLLRSTSYSSPIDQWAVGCIMAELYTLRPLFPGSSEIDTIFKICQVLGTPRKNEWPEGLQLASAMNFRWPQCVPTSLRSLIPSASTEAIQLMKDLLQWDPKKRPTTSQALRYSYFYVGQALGTPQQILDQGRPQASQPLQPLGQQQQQPLPPPQFRPAPPAQPPPHPQPQPPQRPLQQIQPPSAPLYQRHSELIPDPSICTVKQQQAQQQEGERGLQTRFPVIRDKSSQSQESENANFSGFPTKPKAGRRRWGHTPGGLKDDWDDYEDIETTITLLGKTSHSTEKRRQAEGASSRFGNVSNFSPTIGRYDVSTNLNNILGCQDQSRTASAKQHYLKQSRYLPGLSTKKNVAISSTKDFSGNHLWGTSTNPTGGTLPLRGHHGTNTLPSGYTPSFYKKEPGPPNPRVQLAPICDSKTSNYATWRSSRSQTGAASYVSSPTKSTPAMRPRPPVHPIHGRTDWSAKYGHN from the exons ATGGT TTTTTTTCACCGTGATCTTAAGCCTGAAAACCTGCTGTGTATGGGACCGGAGCTGGTGAAAATAGCAGACTTCGGCTTGGCCCGGGAGATCAGATCCCGCCCGCCTTACACTGACTATGTCTCCACCAGATG GTACCGAGCCCCAGAGGTCCTTTTGAGATCCACCAGCTACAGTTCTCCCATAGACCAGTGGGCTGTGGGCTGTATCATGGCTGAGCTTTACACACTCAGGCCCCTCTTCCCAGGATCCAGTGAGATTGACACCATCTTTAAGATCTGCCAAGTCCTAGGAACACCCAGGAAG AATGAGTGGCCAGAGGGGCTTCAGCTGGCGTCTGCCATGAACTTCCGCTGGCCACAATGCGTGCCCACAAGCTTGCGGAGCCTGATCCCCAGTGCCAGCACCGAGGCCATCCAGCTGATGAAGGACCTGCTGCAGTGGGACCCTAAGAAGAGACCCACCACCAGCCAG GCCCTCCGGTATTCCTACTTCTATGTGGGCCAGGCTCTGGGCACCCCTCAGCAGATCCTGGATCAGGGCCGGCCACAGGCCTCCCAGCCCCTACAGCCActtgggcagcagcagcagcagccactaCCGCCGCCGCAGTTCAGGCCTGCACCCCCGGCTCAACCACCCCCAcatccccagccccagcccccccAGCGGCCCCTGCAGCAGATCCAGCCTCCATCTGCCCCCCTTTACCAAAGGCACTCTGAGCTAATTCCGGATCCTTCCATCTGCACTGTGAAGCAGCAGCAGgcgcagcagcaggagggcGAGCGAGGACTTCAGACACGCTTTCCTGTAATCCGTGACAAAAGCAGCCAAAGCCAG GAGTCGGAGAATGCAAACTTCTCAGGTTTTCCCACCAAACCCAAAGCAGGCCGCAGAAGATGGGGCCACACCCCGGGAGGGCTGAAAGATGACTGGGATGATTATGAAGACATTGAGACTACCATTACACTCCTGGGCAAAACAAGCCACTCCACTGAAAAGCGGAGACAAGCCGAGGGGGCTTCAAGCAG GTTTGGAAACGTGTCAAACTTCAGTCCTACGATTGGCAGGTATGACGTTTCCACAAATCTGAATAATATACTGGGCTGTCAGGACCAATCGAGGACAGCCTCGGCCAAACAGCACTACTTGAAGCAATCAAGATATTTACCAG GGCTAAGTACTAAAAAGAATGTGGCAATAAGTTCAACTAAAGACTTCAGTGGAAACCATCTTTGGGGAACCAGTACTAATCCCACTGGGGGGACTCTACCCCTCAGAGGACATCACG GAACAAATACACTCCCAAGTGGTTACACCCCGTCATTTTACAAAAAAGAACCTGGCCCTCCAAACCCAAGAGTGCAGTTGGCACCCATTTGTGATTCGAAAACATCAA ATTATGCAACGTGGAGGTCCAGCCGGAGCCAGACAGGGGCAGCATCCTACGTGTCCTCACCCACCAAGAGTACTCCTGCTATGAGGCCACGCCCCCCAGTGCACCCCATACACGGGCGTACAGATTGGTCTGCCAAATATGGCCACAATTAA